In Gymnogyps californianus isolate 813 chromosome 1, ASM1813914v2, whole genome shotgun sequence, the following are encoded in one genomic region:
- the RNASEH2B gene encoding ribonuclease H2 subunit B isoform X2, whose product MHGTKQRPADAHPGQWVLIAPEAATDPPKTADSEPLFTKLRNPSTGEATLYLFNSGAQQLFEVKAFHEEYRSWFIGQTVQQDGRLLFVTPMDPLFLILYYLIKADKEQGKFQPLDQVVLDSEYPSCPLLLKCADVKQYIQQVTEEKEIGSQKFHKYSQEKTLKWLKKKVNQTVKALKSNNISVGERVHAATFISGKQITDSKEDYVRYAHGLISEYIPEDLSKELLKYLGLPELKSRAPEPPLKEVFTFKLNTCSQFMERNIHSYGLIK is encoded by the exons ATGCACGGCACGAAGCAGCGTCCCGCGGACGCGCACCCAGGCCAGTGGGTGCTCATTGCACCAG AGGCTGCTACTGACCCCCCTAAGACAGCTGACAGCGAACCTTTGTTTACAAAACTGCGCAATCCAAGCACAG GGGAAGCAACCCTTTACTTATTCAATAGTGGTGCACAGCAGCTGTTTGAAGTAAAAGCTTTTCATGAGGAGTATCGTTCCTGGTTTATAGGTCAGACTGTTCAACAAG ATGGGCGCCTGCTGTTTGTTACACCAATGGACCCCTTATTTCTGATACTTTACTACCTCATAAAGGCAGACAAGGAG CAAGGAAAGTTCCAGCCACTCGATCAAGTTGTGCTAGACTCAGAGTACCCTAGCTGCCCATTGCTGCTGAAGTGCGCAGATGTTAAACAGTACATACAGcaagtaacagaagaaaaag aGATTGGCAGTCAGAAATTCCACAAATACAGCCAAGAGAAGACACTGAAGTGgttaaagaaaaag GTCAATCAAACAGTGAAAGCACTTAAAAGCAACAATATATCTGTAGGTGAAAGGGTACATGCAGCTACATTTATCAGCGGTAAACAGATCACAGATTCTAAAGAAG ACTATGTACGGTATGCCCATGGGTTAATATCAGAATATATTCCTGAAGATCTGAGTAAGGAGTTGTTAAAATACTTAGG GCTCCCAGAACTTAAAAGCCGAGCACCAGAGCCACCATTGAAG GAAGTTTTCACCTTTAAACTAAACACATGCTCACAGtttatggaaagaaatattCATTCTTACGGCCTGATCAAGTGA
- the RNASEH2B gene encoding ribonuclease H2 subunit B isoform X3, whose protein sequence is MHGTKQRPADAHPGQWVLIAPEAATDPPKTADSEPLFTKLRNPSTGEATLYLFNSGAQQLFEVKAFHEEYRSWFIGQTVQQDGRLLFVTPMDPLFLILYYLIKADKEQGKFQPLDQVVLDSEYPSCPLLLKCADVKQYIQQVTEEKEIGSQKFHKYSQEKTLKWLKKKVNQTVKALKSNNISVGERVHAATFISGKQITDSKEDYVRYAHGLISEYIPEDLSKELLKYLGLPELKSRAPEPPLKMPAQRHGKKK, encoded by the exons ATGCACGGCACGAAGCAGCGTCCCGCGGACGCGCACCCAGGCCAGTGGGTGCTCATTGCACCAG AGGCTGCTACTGACCCCCCTAAGACAGCTGACAGCGAACCTTTGTTTACAAAACTGCGCAATCCAAGCACAG GGGAAGCAACCCTTTACTTATTCAATAGTGGTGCACAGCAGCTGTTTGAAGTAAAAGCTTTTCATGAGGAGTATCGTTCCTGGTTTATAGGTCAGACTGTTCAACAAG ATGGGCGCCTGCTGTTTGTTACACCAATGGACCCCTTATTTCTGATACTTTACTACCTCATAAAGGCAGACAAGGAG CAAGGAAAGTTCCAGCCACTCGATCAAGTTGTGCTAGACTCAGAGTACCCTAGCTGCCCATTGCTGCTGAAGTGCGCAGATGTTAAACAGTACATACAGcaagtaacagaagaaaaag aGATTGGCAGTCAGAAATTCCACAAATACAGCCAAGAGAAGACACTGAAGTGgttaaagaaaaag GTCAATCAAACAGTGAAAGCACTTAAAAGCAACAATATATCTGTAGGTGAAAGGGTACATGCAGCTACATTTATCAGCGGTAAACAGATCACAGATTCTAAAGAAG ACTATGTACGGTATGCCCATGGGTTAATATCAGAATATATTCCTGAAGATCTGAGTAAGGAGTTGTTAAAATACTTAGG GCTCCCAGAACTTAAAAGCCGAGCACCAGAGCCACCATTGAAG